A stretch of the Buchananella sp. 14KM1171 genome encodes the following:
- the yidD gene encoding membrane protein insertion efficiency factor YidD, with the protein MKRILLGMIAFYQDKISAGRPRTCRYYPTCSAYAAGAVKQHGVGKGILLTTWRLLRCWPWSPGGVDMVPLPGRWRSTDAQNRTLPDGTKIDL; encoded by the coding sequence ATGAAACGCATCCTGTTGGGGATGATCGCCTTCTATCAGGACAAGATCAGCGCCGGGCGACCGCGCACCTGCCGGTACTACCCCACCTGTTCGGCCTACGCCGCCGGCGCGGTCAAGCAGCACGGAGTGGGCAAGGGAATCCTGCTCACCACCTGGCGCCTGCTGCGCTGCTGGCCCTGGAGCCCCGGCGGCGTGGACATGGTCCCACTACCCGGACGGTGGCGCTCAACCGATGCGCAGAACCGGACGCTGCCTGACGGCACAAAGATTGACCTCTAA